Proteins encoded by one window of Anticarsia gemmatalis isolate Benzon Research Colony breed Stoneville strain chromosome 15, ilAntGemm2 primary, whole genome shotgun sequence:
- the ash1 gene encoding histone-lysine N-methyltransferase ash1 isoform X3 translates to MMRHAANAASAWTAPGEVWEYLSQLVSSYHDQPDCQFTSGAAESVACATSSSSSSSSSSSSSSSSSSSSSSDSDTADAAGGSAHASADDSNVALAAACPLQVIDDADLAELFPEQTSSAPAQQPNFSTFAVHNAAPDNDDKSIADNGDGSSSEMELTPHMVTAAIQRATADSSGSENECSNSDPVHPNTTHYASSLLQQFVAQTQLLSSTAPLTTAATSMPCGINTNPIEGVGTISDCVLGQINNLPEMAPVAPNFLSTTQHLSPQQTEELSLINKDLEEITSATDSVGMSITNPPSLDDCVDNNDFMNLDITQGGSELGSASDLLKSSPLAVAGADVNNLSHIDSQKLDTISTNSVESQEDVKNVVIESRRKRGRPRKVRKADEGMESHREGKSAVNVMNFHNNNDPPNVSPDSGILSNHNSPTHSPLRRHDVDETHNRLSRKSIQKENTTRERRAMRSKSKSRIRAQNKSDSSDCDFHKKRIENEIKQIKTEAPSPVPLKQEQNKFDKNKKNDHKLDIAALDRMLYATDRVLYPPRKKVGRKPMSKTKTTKNTPKTLKDKNQYESGDSDDSIPTNRSVLSGVYAKRKELNNKIANLPKKNNTSFSNTWRDNQSENEAAADDPLDPTWKQIDLNPKYKDILSGYKSDHEFKPYKSCSRLIESGYKSDYGCRSGYKSDFYRSGYKTDHKSGYKSDKSGYKTDNSVRSMRRRMRKLKKTRSVRDRSYYKNQKHFVSDQEILSLANKTFSNLTLGHSSSDSECDNYLRKSSASPKYVSVCTKYPLPSKYDFGFSKTNQKHVFRPNTSDPFAPGPVFSGLQRPVTTHNIFKVSNNNNNNTLMKSPNKPNYIGTPLPALKPAFSHKFGSSPICTASRLPGSKKENENNFKYFSRSLSPKNRKQLKNGNTFSSNTKKEAPPKPLPGVFEKAKNSYVPNKSLSRNVFLNFKKPNLKPSFPTKKHRRTVVLAPPKINLKATERISRVTVKTENKHHRHRSKRRHRSRSVSKCRETYTKAVELVDQKFSQDMDSLVTNFIKLCQVAPNLIASITQNPPKTEKSSVDSMPTKVIKRGSKKRKTSDNQEIATPTSKRRHKKQLAESQSKGGKDTNEHKLPLKKRHYHINSSTGNSLSLSLVSTEFDENSKNGTSPEKFLCTETDCTGDVQSNSPEDSPKLKGNEKNKKNCDSSKNVTQLNNTQDSKVQNSESALKSSRLGSVGASDNNTDKMDDTNSTPTKEQSPKTNAAADDELSIKRPTAEQSELSKKIYETSEKLKAVHKMVNDLEKSLPKSKDDVRLESSKQDATKVASPRSEAKSSPTRHSAPIVTPKKRHRLEADKVITHSSLDQVVQSLSKKLSEEKVVATSSAKELKDVNQNNSKEDVSQQQKCDSVVSLNASTSNANSIDPLKSMSARSLYKSSIPPAQKSEIMTRKKNRLEGLTSNLVSKINPSAATKVLDTLLNNNIRKSIESRILEKEKNSVEPSSKSSDDKTKKESSQINTRATVIKSPVSKGKTIDTKKTRVPESSAGQAIVVNIDKPTGIFEPSIDLEDQIPKSSICVSSVLSDLNKAKSKAKNDIKAATNALLAPIDTESEIPLALISETPDPIIRPKRGESIAAVISDKLQETTGGHNLRQPKRNLSNDNEESNENKKKKKSNNILRESKLVLPSRILVPKVQAERLLINEPAKKIVLQPKKIETNEKSDVKSADTKKKTRRRKAINRTGFPSVKRKKKKIDSSHNITSDSHMTSDTDNNSAFERVPKDGEAMSSFLERTTNKKAELKVVLNKDECPKQGRLTVVALEKLQGKEIPSDNNNKTNSTENTGSEKKAMNSSILRAPALQLKNKGEKEIKNHINKWEVLSETDSIPSLASSLSNDPEDSIPLSLLNLKPDRPVSRLDNLERLKRKTRAISPSHEIEEIFSKRKVVERNSKIALRPKSSLAILCPSERRLTRSSDNPIEEIKNKMKKTENKKALVELERVNKPVNIAARRKSRSCQVNKKKEVQSSSRESSIDTVVSRKVTSKSREPSLDTLRDHDENDPLPLNEKEIDFEKSIDSLSKNIICKKRVASSRDDSPASSVDNRDKPVISKRNPRLRKKFLVAGLFSDYYKEDPKPEGKGKNLVTQTEFPPGLLAPPPYCERWVRRRLQHFTLPYDIWWQQHYNQPVPSWNYKKIRTNVYYDVKPSAEECESVACNCAPSSGCNEDCINRLVYSECSPQLCPCGDRCKNQRIQRHEWASGLEKFMTENKGWGVRTKHKITSGDFILEYVGEVVSDKEFKERMATRYARDTHHYCLHLDGGLVIDGHRMGGDGRFVNHSCRPNCEMQKWTSNGTFRMALFALRDIEPDEELTYDYNFSLFNPAVGQPCKCDSEDCRGVIGGKSQRITKQPVKTQSRTPSNASSQSQGSNGNQPRVGRPRKAVKCNKKSEQQALSSCDIKNMTILKYQQHLNKLWQEPQMKPLSVKEKTLVRDRHCFLLRNLENVRRIRERLSLAIPTSPPPPSAPPTPAPAPTSAPAATNIVIANTTSVCTVDPLAPARSMDEAGALARLRALRDATPRAPRPKDDPTAPRATRLNAVLKALCRALLECKDEKDRPICTPLLRTKSERSKLQDGGTLDLTTVEQNVDAGHYTTLAQFDSEVNSIFASVMREHGRLSTLGAAAAQLRKVYNSTKSDYADLLTKILGPEEPLPPGFLQKTKTEEVIMCICGLHVEEGLMVQCGGGGCGVWQHARCMRVADTRAPHYCHHCAPAPVDREIPLDEYTEEGHQFYLSLMRGDLQVRQGDTVYVLRDIPIDDKHPDVSQKGQDKTDSPKTKRVDRKKLKNIAKGKDKTDEATPNKEGEVRKHTYQTIGEIPVSELDIFRVERLWKHKDTQERYVYGHHYLRPHETFHEPTRKFFHNEVMRVPLYEAVPIELVMSQCWVMDLNTYCKGRPVGAAEAHVYICELRVDRTARLFTKISRPKYPICTRPYAFDHFPHRLKITRTYAPHEVSPEYLKGRAARNVAAPSEGSGKSAPREPKKKSSAAPAVEAGRAGVAAAPGAAQKERVNGIARRLLARGGGRAALDASYLLAPRRARRAPPPPP, encoded by the exons TTCACGTCGGGTGCGGCGGAAAGCGTCGCATGTGCCACTAGTTCATCGTCGTCCAGCTCTTCATCTTCATCATCGTCATCTTCGTCCTCGTCTTCATCATCATCGGACTCGGACACCGCAGACGCCGCTGGCGGCTCTGCACATGCATCAGCTGATGACTCTAATGTTGCCCTCGCAGCTGCTTGTCCACTACAG GTCATCGACGATGCAGACCTTGCGGAACTATTTCCAGAACAAACATCGAGCGCGCCGGCGCAACAGCCCAATTTCTCGACCTTTGCAGTGCACAACGCGGCGCCGGACAACGACGACAAGTCGATTGCTGATAATG GTGACGGGTCCAGTAGTGAAATGGAACTGACGCCTCATATGGTGACAGCAGCAATACAGCGCGCTACGGCTGATTCCTCTGGATCTGAAAATGAATGCTCCAACTCGGATCCTGTTCATCCGAATACAACGCACTACGCTTCCAGCCTGTTGCAGCAGTTTGTGGCTCAGACGCAACTGCTCAGCAGTACAGCGCCGCTAACTACAGCGGCAACATCGATGCCATGTGGGATTAACACGAATCCCATCGAGGGTGTTGGAACAATAAGCGATTGTGTACTCGGGCAAATTAATAATTTGCCTGAAATGGCGCCTGTTGCGCCCAATTTCTTATCAACAACTCAACATTTAAGTCCACAGCAGACGGAAGAACTCTCGTTGATAAACAAAGATCTGGAGGAAATAACTTCTGCGACGGACTCTGTTGGTATGTCAATTACCAACCCACCAAGTCTGGATGATTGTGTTGATAATAATGATTTCATGAATCTGGATATTACACAGGGTGGTTCAGAATTAGGAAGTGCTAGTGATTTGTTAAAAAGTTCTCCTTTAGCAGTAGCCGGTGccgatgtaaataatttaagtcatATTGATTCTCAAAAACTAGATACGATTAGCACGAATTCTGTTGAATCTCAAGAAGATGTTAAAAACGTTGTTATAGAATCTAGAAGAAAAAGAGGGCGACCTCGAAAAGTGCGCAAAGCTGATGAAGGCATGGAATCTCACAGAGAAGGAAAATCGGCGGTGAACGTAATGAATTTCCATAACAATAACGATCCTCCGAATGTTTCTCCGGATTCAGGTATTCTCTCGAACCACAACTCTCCCACTCATTCACCACTGCGAAGGCACGATGTAGATGAGACACATAATAGACTCAGTAGAAAGTctattcaaaaagaaaacaccACAAGAGAAAGAAGAGCAATGAGATCAAAGTCTAAAAGCAGAATTCGAGCTCAGAACAAATCTGATTCTAGTGACtgtgattttcataaaaaaagaatagaaaatgaaataaagcaaattaaaaCGGAAGCACCATCACCAGTTCCATTAaaacaagaacaaaataaatttgacaAGAATAAAAAGAATGATCATAAGTTGGACATAGCCGCGTTAGACAGAATGTTGTATGCTACTGATAGAGTATTGTACCCTCCAAGGAAAAAAGTGGGTCGGAAACCAATGAGTAAAACGAAAACCACGAAAAATACACCTAAAACTCTAAAGGACAAAAATCAATACGAATCTGGCGATAGTGATGACTCAATACCAACCAACAGGTCTGTGCTATCAGGAGTATACGCTAAACGAAaagaattaaacaataaaattgctAATCTACCTAAAAAGAATAACACATCGTTTAGTAATACTTGGCGAGATAACCAGAGTGAAAATGAGGCAGCTGCAGACGATCCACTTGATCCAACTTGGAAACAAATTGACCTAAATCctaaatataaagatatattatctGGCTACAAGAGCGATCATGAATTCAAACCATACAAAAGTTGTAGTCGCCTCATTGAATCTGGATATAAAAGTGATTATGGTTGTAGATCTGGCTACAAGAGTGATTTTTACCGGTCAGGTTACAAAACTGATCACAAATCTGGTTATAAGAGTGATAAATCGGGATACAAAACTGATAACAGTGTCAGGAGCATGCGCAGACGTATGAGAAAGCTAAAGAAGACAAGGTCGGTGAGAGACAGGTCATACTATaagaatcaaaaacattttgtgtCGGATCAGGAGATATTATCGTTAGCCAACAAAACGTTCAGTAACTTGACTCTAGGACACAGTTCAAGTGATTCTGAGTGTGACAATTACTTACGGAAGTCCAGCGCAAGCCCCAAGTACGTAAGTGTCTGCACAAAATATCCATTGCCATCAAAGTATGACTTCggattttcaaaaacaaatcaaaagcACGTGTTTCGACCAAATACGTCGGATCCATTTGCACCAGGACCTGTATTCAGTGGTCTGCAACGACCCGTAACGAcccataatatttttaaagtgagcaacaataacaacaacaatacCTTGATGAAGTCACCAAACAAACCAAATTATATTGGAACTCCACTCCCAGCCTTAAAACCTGCATTCTCGCATAAATTTGGATCATCACCTATTTGCACAGCGTCTAGATTACCTGGCTCGAAAAAAGAGAATGAAAAcaactttaaatatttctcaaGATCGTTATCACcaaaaaatagaaaacagttaaaaaatgGTAATACGTTTTCAAGCAACACGAAAAAAGAAGCTCCCCCTAAACCACTGCCTGGTGTATTTGAGAAAGCAAAGAATAGTTATGTGCCTAATAAATCTCTTTCTAGGAATGTATTTCTTAACTTCAAAAAACCGAACTTGAAACCGTCTTTTCCAACTAAAAAACATAGGAGAACAGTCGTTTTGGCGCCACccaaaataaatttgaaagcTACGGAAAGAATATCTCGAGTTACTGTTAAGACAGAAAATAAACATCACAGGCATAGAAGTAAACGGAGGCACCGATCCAGATCAGTCTCAAAGTGCCGCGAGACTTATACAAAAGCTGTGGAACTTGTTGATCAAAAATTTAGTCAAGATATGGATAGTCTGGtcacaaattttataaaactatgtcAAGTAGCCCCTAATTTAATCGCAAGTATCACACAAAATCCGCCTAAAACAGAAAAGTCGTCGGTGGACTCCATGCCTACAAAGGTAATCAAAAGGGGATCCAAAAAGCGGAAAACATCGGACAATCAAGAAATAGCGACACCAACTTCTAAAAGAAGACATAAAAAACAATTAGCTGAATCTCAGAGCAAGGGAGGCAAAGACACTAATGAACACAAATTACCACTTAAAAAGCGACATTACCATATAAACTCATCAACTGGTAACTCGCTAAGTTTAAGTCTGGTGTCCACCGAATTTGATGAAAACTCAAAGAATGGTACCAGCCCTGAAAAATTTCTATGTACGGAAACCGATTGTACAGGAGATGTTCAAAGCAATTCACCTGAAGATTCACCTAAATTAAAGggcaatgaaaaaaataaaaagaattgtGATAGttcaaaaaatgttacacagTTGAATAATACCCAGGACTCAAAAGTTCAGAACTCTGAATCAGCATTGAAATCTTCAAGACTGGGAAGTGTGGGAGCCTCTGATAACAACACAGACAAAATGGACGATACAAATAGTACGCCCACAAAAGAACAATCACCTAAAACAAATGCCGCTGCTGACGATGAACTGTCTATTAAAAGACCAACGGCTGAGCAATCCGAGCTTTCTAAGAAGATTTATGAAACTTCTGAGAAACTTAAAGCTGTGCATAAGATGGTAAACGACTTGGAAAAATCTTTACCAAAATCTAAAGATGACGTTAGATTAGAATCAAGTAAACAAGATGCTACTAAGGTTGCATCGCCCAGATCCGAGGCGAAATCATCACCTACTCGCCACTCGGCACCAATAGTTACACCCAAAAAACGACATAGGTTAGAAGCTGACAAAGTTATAACACATTCAAGCTTAGATCAAGTTGTACAGTCTTTATCCAAAAAGTTATCAGAGGAAAAAGTTGTTGCAACATCAAGTGCTAAAGAGCTAAAAGACGTCAATCAAAACAATTCTAAAGAAGATGTTTCACAGCAACAAAAATGTGATTCAGTTGTGTCACTAAATGCGTCTACATCTAACGCTAACTCAATCGACCCATTGAAGAGTATGTCTGCTCGTTCATTGTATAAAAGCTCTATACCCCCGGCACAAAAATCTGAAATTATGACTCGAAAGAAAAACCGACTAGAAGGTCTAACAAGTAACCTCGTATCAAAAATAAATCCAAGTGCAGCTACAAAGGTGCTAGAtactttgttaaataataatatacgtaaatCTATAGAATCTCGTATATTGGAAAAAGAGAAGAACAGCGTAGAACCTTCAAGTAAATCTAGTGACGACAAGACTAAGAAAGAATCATCACAAATTAACACAAGAGCTACTGTTATTAAATCTCCAGTGTCGAAGGGCAAAACCATTGATACCAAAAAGACTAGAGTGCCTGAATCTTCAGCCGGACAAGCTATTGTTGTCAATATTGACAAACCTACAGGAATATTCGAACCCTCCATTGATTTGGAGGATCAAATACCTAAATCGTCCATATGCGTCTCGAGCGTGTTATCTGATTTAAATAAAGCCAAGTCGAAAGCCAAGAACGATATCAAAGCTGCGACTAATGCGTTGCTAGCTCCCATTGACACGGAGTCGGAAATACCTCTGGCTTTAATATCAGAAACTCCAGATCCAATAATTCGACCTAAAAGAGGTGAATCAATAGCAGCTGTAATATCTGACAAACTTCAAGAGACCACGGGAGGTCACAACTTAAGACAACCTAAAAGAAATTTAAGTAATGACAATGAAGAGTCAAATGAAaacaagaagaagaaaaaatctaataatattttaagagaaAGTAAATTGGTTTTACCATCAAGGATATTAGTACCCAAAGTACAGGCCGAGCGATTACTCATTAATGAACCTGCAAAAAAGATAGTTTTGCAACCCAAAAAGATTGAAACTAATGAAAAAAGTGATGTCAAATCAGCTGACACTAAAAAGAAAACAAGGAGGCGTAAAGCGATTAACAGAACTGGTTTTCCTAGTGTAAAAAGGAAAAAGAAGAAGATCGATAGCTCTCACAATATTACTTCGGATAGTCATATGACTTCAGACACCGATAATAACTCAGCATTCGAAAGAGTACCGAAAGATGGAGAAGCAATGAGCAGCTTCTTAGAACGTACTACAAACAAGAAAGCTGAACTCAAAGTAGTCCTGAATAAAGATGAATGTCCGAAACAAGGTCGATTAACAGTGGTAGCGCTGGAAAAACTGCAAGGCAAAGAAATTCCAagtgacaataataataaaaccaatagCACTGAAAATACTGGTAGTGAGAAAAAAGCTATGAACTCGTCTATTTTGAGAGCACCAGCattgcaattaaaaaataaaggtgAGAAGGAGATTAAGAACCACATTAATAAATGGGAAGTTCTTAGCGAGACGGACAGTATACCTTCGTTGGCTAGCTCTCTTAGTAACGATCCAGAAGACTCTATACCATTAAGTCTTCTAAATTTGAAACCTGATAGACCTGTTAGTCGCTTGGATAACTTGGAAAGACTCAAACGCAAGACAAGAGCAATTTCACCATCTCATGaaattgaagaaatattttcaaagagaaAAGTCGTGGAGAGGAATTCCAAAATCGCTCTGAGGCCGAAATCAAGTCTTGCAATTTTGTGCCCTAGTGAGAGAAGACTAACAAGAAGCTCTGATAACCCAATCGaggagattaaaaataaaatgaagaaaacCGAAAACAAGAAAGCACTTGTGGAGTTGGAAAGAGTCAATAAACCCGTCAATATAGCTGCAAGGAGAAAATCAAGATCTTGTCAAGTTAATAAGAAGAAGGAAGTTCAATCTAGTTCACGAGAAAGCTCAATTGACACTGTCGTAAGCCGCAAAGTAACATCTAAGTCTCGCGAACCTTCTCTAGATACACTTCGAGACCACGACGAAAACGATCCTCTACCATTGAATGAAAAAGAAATTGATTTTGAGAAAAGTATTGACAGTTTATCTAAAAACATCATTTGTAAAAAGCGAGTGGCTTCGTCGCGTGATGACAGCCCAGCAAGCAGTGTGGACAATAGAGACAAACCTGTTATATCGAAGAGAAATCCACGACTTCGCAAAAAGTTCTTGGTTGCGGGTCTATTCTCTGATTATTATAAGGAAGA TCCGAAGCCTGAAGGAAAAGGAAAGAATCTTGTTACTCAAACGGAATTTCCGCCTGGTCTGTTGGCACCACCACCTTATTGTGAGCGATGGGTACGAAGGAGGTTGCAGCATTTCACTCTGCCGTACGACATCTGGTGGCAGCAACATTATAATCAACCTGTACCGTCATggaactacaaaaaaatacgcaCAA ATGTCTACTACGATGTGAAACCATCTGCAGAAGAATGTGAGAGTGTTGCGTGTAATTGCGCGCCATCATCGGGATGTAACGAGGATTGTATCAACAGACTAGTATATTCGGAATGTTCACCACAACTGTGTCCTTGCGG AGACAGATGTAAGAATCAACGGATTCAGCGTCACGAATGGGCGTCAGGATTGGAGAAATTTATGACTGAGAATAAAGGATGGGGAGTGCGCACTAAACACAAGATTACTTCCGGAGATTTTATTCTGGAGTATGTTGGCGAAGTCGTTTCTGATAAAGAATTTAAG GAGCGTATGGCCACTCGTTACGCGCGCGACACTCACCATTACTGCTTACATTTGGATGGTGGTCTTGTTATCGATGGCCACCGTATGGGAGGTGACGGACGTTTTGTCAACCATTCCTGTCGTCCCAACTGCGAAATGCAAAAGTGGACCTCTAATG GTACATTCAGAATGGCGCTGTTTGCACTTCGCGATATCGAGCCAGATGAGGAACTCACCTATGATTATAACTTCTCACTTTTCAATCCTGCAGTGGGCCAA CCGTGCAAATGTGACTCAGAAGATTGTCGAGGAGTTATTGGTGGCAAGTCACAGAGGATCACCAAACAGCCGGTGAAGACGCAATCCCGCACGCCATCCAATGCGTCCAGTCAGTCTCAAGGATCAAATGGAAACCAACCACGAGTCGGTCGGCCGCGCAAGGCGGTGAAGTGCAACAAGAAATCCGAGCAACAGGCGCTTTCCTCCTGCGACATAAAGAACATGACGATATTGAAGTACCAACAACATCTTAACAAGCTGTGGCAAGAACCACAGATGAAACCTCTCAGCGTCAAGGAGAAAACTCTTGTCAGAGATCGACACTGCTTCCTTTTAAGAAACTTAGAAAAC GTGCGGCGCATTCGCGAGCGTCTGTCCTTGGCGATACCGACTTCACCACCTCCCCCATCTGCACCACCTACGCCGGCGCCCGCACCGACTAGTGCCCCTGCCGCTACGAACATCGTAATAGCTAATACGACAAGCGTATGCACCGTAGACCCGCTAGCTCCGGCTCGAAGCATGGATGAAGCTGGAGCATTGGCGAGACTACGAGCTCTACGCGATGCTACGCCTCGCGCTCCACGCCCCAAAGATGATCCTACTGCACCGCGCGCTACACGACTCAATGCTGTGTTGAAAGCTCTATGCCGAGCGCTCCTTGAATGCaaag atgAGAAAGATCGACCAATTTGTACACCATTGCTACGAACAAAGAGTGAACGTAGCAAATTACAGGATGGAGGTACTTTGGACTTGACTACAGTTGAGCAGAACGTAGATGCTGGACACTACACTACCCTCGCGCAATTTGATTCAGAAGTCAATTCCATCTTTGCTTCTGTTATGCGCGAACATGGCCGACTTTCTACGCTAGGTGCGGCTGCAGCGCAGCTTAGAAAA GTATACAATTCCACGAAGTCTGACTATGCAGACCTCCTTACCAAAATACTCGGTCCCGAAGAACCTCTGCCACCGGGCTTCCTGCAGAAAACTAAAACTG AGGAAGTGATAATGTGCATCTGCGGGCTGCACGTGGAGGAGGGGCTGATGGTGcagtgcggcggcggcggctgcgGCGTGTGGCAGCACGCGCGCTGCATGCGCGTGGCCGACACGCGCGCGCCGCACTACTGCCACCACTGCGCACCCGCACCG GTGGATCGTGAGATTCCGCTGGACGAGTACACCGAAGAGGGCCACCAATTCTACTTATCGCTAATGCGCGGCGACTTGCAAGTGCGCCAAGGCGACACGGTGTACGTGTTGCGTGACATTCCTATCGACGACAAGCATCCCGACGTTAGCCAGAAAGGGCAAGACAAGACGGACTCGCCCAAAACCAAACGAGTCGATAGGAAGAAGCTGAAGAATATCGCTAAAGGGAAAGATAAGACTGACGAGGCTACACCAAATAAG gAAGGCGAAGTTCGCAAGCATACATACCAGACTATTGGTGAGATACCTGTCTCAGAATTGGATATATTCCGAGTGGAGCGCCTTTGGAAGCATAAGGACACTCAAGAGAGATACGTCTACGGACATCATTACTTGAGACCGCACGAGACATTCCATGAACCAACAAGAAA attCTTCCACAACGAAGTCATGCGCGTGCCGTTGTATGAAGCGGTGCCGATCGAACTCGTAATGTCGCAGTGCTGGGTTATGGATCTAAATACTTATTGCAAG GGTCGCCCGGTCGGCGCGGCCGAGGCGCACGTGTACATCTGCGAGTTGCGCGTCGACCGCACCGCCCGGCTCTTCACCAAGATATCTCGCCCCAAGTACCCGATCTGCACGAGACCTTACGCCTTCGATCACTTTCCGCACAGATTGAAGATAACCCGCACGTACGCG CCCCACGAGGTGTCCCCGGAGTACCTGAAGGGGAGGGCGGCCCGCAACGTCGCGGCGCCCTCCGAAGGGAGCGGCAAGAGCGCGCCCAGGGAACCCAAGAAGAAGTCGAGCGCCGCGCCGGCCGTGGAGGCCGGGCGCGCGGGGGTGGCGGCGGCGCCGGGCGCGGCGCAGAAGGAGCGCGTGAACGGCATCGCGCGGCGCCTGCtggcgcgcggcggcgggcgcgcggcgcTGGACGCGTCGTACCTGCtggcgccgcgccgcgcccgccgcgcgccgccgccgccgccctgA